A DNA window from Vicia villosa cultivar HV-30 ecotype Madison, WI unplaced genomic scaffold, Vvil1.0 ctg.001633F_1_1, whole genome shotgun sequence contains the following coding sequences:
- the LOC131636109 gene encoding uncharacterized protein LOC131636109: MVDLLKEYVDVFAWSYQDMPGLDITIVEQRLLLKLECPPFKQKLRRTHPDMVDKIKEEVHKQINAAAASPNLVLVIELCSTYPKGLRACLLVPQNDFHNDVNNFTEVGGTVVDGQICHPRNYDFYMCAHAGMNAYEISLASKIPLEAIANALKRNEIENYQPANGDPSSQLMVKPEATTGLSHGGKSGESFSSLSISIYMRTRSAARIVNNDHSDDFVTIIEEDVNDRTAAVGTEEAEDGFADMRNKKGKRTSSNILHRNMRTRSAARIDNNDHTAAVGTEEEDLNDHTGAVGTEEEEDGSADMRNKKGKKTSSRILHRCFPKKLTELVLLLNEGKKDPRKKEDCIKKEKYITECGFGGLLKLNITIIPGVFVSWILDNFDEHRGMIVNENARITVGEEDVKRVYDLPRGKKIIDLEKVDKSSKEKVKKFKEQLGYIGETYDSMIHIHTNVLYEKLMNFEITKNKAWAKGFILLAIGTILCPTTSYLISLNYATVLSEVKKVSSYNWCQHLIQHANGGIKKDACSGKADFHFLLVHFLDMVQTTKQKEIVEKAPSCGNWEDGNVSMELKKIKKKGGFNKVIILDKQDCDIPESSMAAKDMGDEVMHDKIAETAKRSREKVIQRKGKKRKTQNVDNEMMEAHLAPQDYALEEAKKQIKICDEKLKFWADWKTYWVKQAEEAESSMRKGKEVGEKEHRSNTEKEVGDKEDAAHEPRNASPELVESEDNDSDHGLEEQAANLVDKEDDAEQPGKKDDANQPEKESQEKHGDTAEMNDSDWGQPSFSLGFSTPISLEESRKSPSDVATYTLMENIPQNEQIPLPKRISALSQYFRSPYVMQMKKAKLSEEDTQLVNYAWTLAEANGGAMEVLFQDKCKMLDNLNRGSLFCLKKDCKLEGDVIGNYFSFLNKKEMMKGKMKRLIFPVTYEFEHGVKITRRKKDHREAHVVAEYAEDLIRQLKYMDFNDIDVENPEYWFFPVYLKSHYAAYVIDFKEQRFGFLNSCERFTFRKEDEWDNWGKWKVRYGMELINAKRNEPIDFSQWSWEDVNLPLQHDRKSCGLFVLTYIEKWDSKQAAIWDFFKHWDMMTNEEQDDFMEIQRVKVLLDILKREDNELLQNLTKLALTLAEEEAACAMEDDLEKEAEKNKKKVKTKKSAPNLGEEEEECSMAQVLEKEAGKKTKKHRTKRKKTLY, from the exons ATGGTTGATTTGTTGAAAGAATACGTGGATGTTTTTGCTTGGagctatcaagatatgcctggattGGATATCACTATTGTAGAGCAGAGATTACTGTTAAAGCTAGAATGTCCTCCTTttaagcaaaagttaagaagaaCTCACCCAGATATGGTAGACAAGATTAAAGAAGAGGTACacaagcaaatcaacgctg CTGCTGCTTCCCCCAATTTAGTTTTGGTTATTGAGCTTTGCAGTACTTACCCAAAAGGACTAAG AGCTTGTCTTCTTGTGCCTCAAAATGACTTCCACAATGATGTTAACAATTTTACAGAAGTAGgag GGACTGTTGTGGACGGTCAAATTTGTCATCCAAGAAATTATGACTTCTATATGTGTGCTCATGCAGGAATGAAT GCATATGAAATCAGTCTTGCCTCTAAAATTCCTTTGGAGGCTATTGCTAATGCCTTAAAGAGGAATGAGATAGAGAATTATCAACCAGCCAATGGGGACCCTTCTTCTCAACTCAT GGTAAAGCCGGAGGCAACAACTGGTTTGTCTCATGGTGGAAAAAGTGGAGAATCTTTTTCTTCACTCTCGATTTCTATAT ATATGAGAACAAGATCTGCGGCACGAATTGTTAACAATGACCATTCTGATGATTTTGTTACAATCATAGAGGAAGACGTAAATGATCGTACTGCTGCAGTTGGGACTGAAGAGGCAGAGGATGGATTTGCTGACATGAGAAATAAGAAAGGCAAAAGAACTTCATCAAATATATTGCATAGAA ATATGAGAACAAGATCTGCGGCACGAATTGACAACAATGACCATACTGCTGCAGTTGGGACAGAAGAGGAAGACTTGAATGATCATACTGGTGCAGTTgggacagaagaggaagaggatggAAGTGCTGACATGAGAAATAAGAAAGGCAAAAAAACATCATCAAGAATATTGCATAGGTGTTTCCCTAAGAAGCTGACAGAATTAGTTTTGTTGTTGAACGAGGGAAAGAAAGATCCTAGGAAGAAAGAAGACTGTATTAAGAAAGAGAAGTATATTACGGAATGTGGATTTGGTGGATTGTTAAAACTGAACATCACCATTATCCCGGGGGTATTTGTAAGTTGGATTTTAGATAACTTTGACGAACATAGGGGAATGATTGTCAATGAAAATGCAAGAATTACAGTTGGAGAAGAAGATGTGAAGAGGGTATATGATTTGCCAAGGGGTAAGAAGATAATTGATTTGGAAAAGGTTGACAAATCAAGTAAAGAAAAGGTGAAGAAATTTAAGGAGCAGCTCGGGTACATAGGGGAGACTTATGATAGTATGATCCACATACATACCAATGTTTTGTATGaaaaattgatgaattttgaaatcaCAAAGAACAAAGCTTGGGCAAAAGGTTTTATATTATTGGCTATCGGAACCATTCTTTGCCCTACTACTTCATACTTGATTAGTTTGAACTATGCTACAGTGTTGAGCGAAGTAAAGAAAGTTAGTAGCTACAACTGGTGTCAACACTTAATTCAACATGCCAACGGAGGGATTAAGAAAGATGCATGTTCTGGGAAAGCAGACTTCCACTTTCTTCTA GTACATTTTTTAGATATGGTGCAAACAACCAAACAAAAGGAAATAGTTGAAAAAGCACCAAGTTGTGGAAATTGGGAGGATGGCAATGTGAGCATGGAgttgaagaaaataaagaagaagGGAGGTTTCAACAAGGTGATCATTCTTGATAAACAAGATTGTGATATTCCAGAAAGTAGTATGGCAGCAAAAGACATGGGTGATGAAGTGATGCATGACAAAATTGCTGAGACTGCAAAACGTAGTAGAGAGAAAGTGAtccaaagaaaagggaaaaagcgaAAGACACAAAATGTGGATAATGAAATGATGGAGGCTCATTTGGCTCCACAAGACTACGCATTAGAAGAG gctaaaaaacaaataaaaatttgtgatgaaaagctgaagttttgggcAGATtggaagacttattgggtcaaaCAGGCAGAGGAAGCCGAGTCTTCAatgagaaaaggaaaagaagttggAGAAAAGGAGCATCGTTCTAATACGGAAAAAGAAGTTGGAGATAAAGAGGATGCTGCACATGAGCCTAGAAATGCAAGTCCTGAATTGGTTGAGAGTGAAGACAATGATTCGGATCATGGGCTTGAAGAACAAGCTGCAAATTTAGTTGATAAAGAGGATGATGCAGAACAGCCCGGAAAAAAAGATGATGCAAATCAGCCTGAAAAAGAAAGTCAAGAGAAGCATGGTGATACAGCTGAGATGAATGATTCTGATTGGGGTCAGCCTTCTTTTAGTCTAGGATTCAGTACTCCTATATCATTGGAAGAAAGTAGAAAGTCACCATCTGATGTGGCAACATACACACTTATGGAGAACATACCACAAAATGAACAGATTCCGCTTCCAAAAAGGATCTCAGCATTGTCACAATACTTTAGATCCCCATATGTAATGCAAATGAAGAAGGCAAAATTGAGTGAGGAAGACACACAATTGGTCAACTATGCATGGACATTGGCAGAAGCAAATGGAGGAGCTAT GGAGGTATTGTTCCAAGACAAATGCAAGATGTTAGACAACCTTAACAGGGGATCCTTATTTTGTCTCAAGAAGGATTGTAAGTTAGAGGGGGATGTCATTGGAAACTATTttagtttcttgaataaaaaagaGATGATGAAAGGAAAGATGAAAAGGTTGATATTCCCGGTTACATATGAA TTTGAGCATGGCGTCAAGATCACTAGACGCAAAAAGGATCATAGAGAAGCCCATGTAGTGGCCGAGTATGCAGAAGATTTAATAAGACAGCTCAAATACATGGATTTTAATGATATAGACGTGGAAAATCCTGAATAT TGGTTTTTCCCAGTTTATTTGAAGAGTCACTATGCTGCATATGTGATTGATTTCAAAGAACAGAGGTTCGGATTTCTGAATAGTTGTGAAAGGTTCACATTTCGAAAAGAAGATGAATGGGACAACTGGGGGAAGTGGAAAGTGAGATATGGGATGGAGTTGATAAATGCTAAGAGAAATGAACCTATAGACTTTAGTCAATGGAGTTGGGAGGATGTGAATTTGCCTTTACAACATGATAGGAAATCATGCGGGCTATTTGTTCTGACATATATTGAGAAATGGGATAGCAAGCAAGCTGcaatttgggatttttttaagCATTGGGATATGATGACAAATGAAGAGCAAGATGATTTTATGGAGATTCAAAGAGTAAAAGTGTTGCTAGACATCTTGAAGCGTGAGGACAATGAGTTGCTTCAAAACTTGACAAAGTTAGCTCTGACATTGGCTGAAGAAGAGGCTGCATGTGCTATGGAGGATGACTTGGAGAAAGAAGCAGAGAAGAACAAAAAAAAGGTGAAGACAAAGAAGTCAGCCCCTAACTTgggtgaagaagaggaagaatgtTCTATGGCACAAGTCCTTGAGAAAGAAGCCGGGAAGAAGACAAAAAAACATAggacaaaaaggaaaaaaactctATATTGA